Sequence from the Spirochaetota bacterium genome:
GGCTACAAATCCCCATCGAGTTAGGGGAAGATACGAATATGCAGCTAATACCTTCTCTCCTCTATAATCCCTTGTTTCTATAATCCCTCGATTACCTTTTGATACCAGAGATACGGGTTCTGCTACTATTCTCCTCTTTAACATGGCATCCCTGTCCCATCTTAACTCGCTTAACACAATGCCATCGCGACTAATGATAAAGGTCTCGCCTGTGTTCACCATGCCTGTATGGTCAAGAAGCAAATCATCTTGATAATGTTTCAAATCTATTTTGCCCGCTACAATGGCGATAGGATGTCTGCCTTTACGCTCTAAACAAAACATGGGTATTGATATAACCATAACAGGTTTATTAAGTCTCTTCGAATAATAGATATCATCAATATATAAATCCTTGCTCATTAAGGGCTTAATAAAGTAGGCATTCATGGATCTGTCTTTTCCTTCAAAAGATAAATCCGAAGAAATCTCAACAATTCCTGATTGTGCATTGATGACAGAAATTTCATCATAAAACTGATAGTTATTCATATAACGCTTTAAATCATTTCTCATCATCTCGAATTTCTTTAGATCTTGAATATTTCTATCCTTTTTATTTATAATATATTCGATATTTTTACTATACAGATCATCTTTTACTGTAATTATATTTGAAATTCTATCATTTAACCAGATGTCAATGGATTTAACCTTTAAATCCATTATGGCTTTTAACTTTTCAAATTCCCTATTTTTTATTGCTTCTGATCTGCTATTATAAATATATATGCTTATAATAATGAGAGGAAGGATGGCGAGCGCAATAAACCAAAACTGCAATCTTGTTTTAATGCTTTTAAATCGAAGATTCATTTGCCCTCAGTAATGCGATCAAATTTTAGTATAAATATGACAACATTTATCTATCCGTTGAAAGCGATTAATGTATCGTAAGGTTGGCATCTCTGTTTCACCAAGAAAAAGATAACCGCCCTTTACAAGAGATCTGTATATTTTGTTGAATATAAAATCATGTGATTCAACGCTATAATATATCAACACATTTCGGCATAATACAATGTCAAAGTCTCCATATATACTTTCTTCAGGCACAGAGGTTTTTTTGTCAAGAATATCGTACAAAGAAAAATTCACTATTTTTTTTATACAGGGATGAATAATATACTGCTCATGTACTTCATCAATACATGAAAAATATTTCCTGAATAAACCATATTTTACATCAATAACGCTCTCAGGAGAATAGATACCCTTTCTGGCCTTATTCAGAGCATCTACATCAATATCAGTTGCAAAAAAATCAATATTAAATAATATTTTAGTTCTGGTAAGAAACTCATTTATTAAAATTGCTAGGCTATAGGGCTCTTCACCGGTGGAACAACAGGTTGACCATATCCTTATATTATTTTCTTTCTTCTTTATTTTATCATATATAATATTTAAAAGGATATGTTTATAAAAATATTCAAAGGTAAGGGTATTTCTGAAGAAGCTGCTTGTATTAATTATAATTTCATCGAGTAATTTACCAATCTCATCATCGTGATC
This genomic interval carries:
- a CDS encoding protein-glutamate O-methyltransferase CheR, with translation MIQSILEFINEKRHIDLSDYRREIVENTIHRRIFLYKCLNISEYLDYLKDHDDEIGKLLDEIIINTSSFFRNTLTFEYFYKHILLNIIYDKIKKKENNIRIWSTCCSTGEEPYSLAILINEFLTRTKILFNIDFFATDIDVDALNKARKGIYSPESVIDVKYGLFRKYFSCIDEVHEQYIIHPCIKKIVNFSLYDILDKKTSVPEESIYGDFDIVLCRNVLIYYSVESHDFIFNKIYRSLVKGGYLFLGETEMPTLRYINRFQRIDKCCHIYTKI